The nucleotide sequence CAGCAATAATCTCCTCATCATCGATCCGGATAGCCCCAATCTGACATCTGCAACCATCACGCTTACCAATCGTCCCGATGGAATTGCAGAAGTACTGGCGATCGACACCACTGGCACTAACATTACTGCCAGTTATGATCCTGGAACAGGTATTTTGTCCCTGACGGGGAGTGACACTGTTGCTAACTATCAACAGGTGCTGCGCAGCATCACCTACAACAACACTTCAGCAAACCCAAATGCAACGACTCGTATCATTACGTTTGTCGTCAGTGATGGAAGCTATACCAGTCCGTTAGCGTCTACCACACTGGGTATCAATGCGCCTACCGTTGATCTGAATGGGGATGCCAGCGGTATTGACTACTTCACCTTCTTCCCCGGTGGTTCAGCCGTGGCGGCAGTCGATAGGCTGAATCTGACAGTCAGTGACCCTAACGATCCAACCCTTTCTTCGGCGACCGTCACTATTACCAACCTGCGCAATATTGGCTCAGAAATTCTGGCGGCGAATACAGATGGCACAGCCATTGTCGCCAGCTATAACCCCTCAACAGGGGTACTTAGTCTGACAGGCTCAGATACTGTTGCTAACTATCAACAGGTGCTGCGCAGCATCACCTACAACAATACGGCGGGCAACCCGGATACCCGCGATCGCCTGATCAGCTTTGTGGCAAACGATGGCACCAACAATAGTCCGGCTGCGATAACGACTTTGCGGTATGGCGCTCCACCCGCTCCCTTACTGGATCTAAATGGACCTGGTGCTGGGATTAACTTCAGCACTACCTTCACTGAAGGCGGCGGAGCAGTTGCGATCGTGAACACTTCCGAACTGACCTTAACGGATGCAGATAGTATCAATCTGGCTTCTGCCACAATTACGCTGACCAACCGCCCGGACGGAGTTGCAGAAGTACTTGCCGCTAATACAGCAGGAACCAATATTACTGCCAGTTACAATGCTGCAACAGGTGTTCTGTCCCTCAGTGGTAGCGACACCGTTGGAAATTATCAACAGGTACTCCGCACCCTGACTTACAACAATACTTCCCCCAGTCCTTCTACCACTGCCAGGTCGATTACATTTGTTGTGAACGATGGCATCAGCAATAGTGCGGTTGCAACAACCACGCTGTCCATCAACGCATCACCTGCCGGTATCAGCATTAACGATGTCCAGGCATAGCGAAGGAACCTGTGGTAACAAAACTTATACCTTCACAGTCAGCCTATCTAAGGCAAGCAGTGAAACCATTACCGTAAACTATACGACGGTTGATGGTACAGCAACGATTGCTGATAACGACTATGCTCTGGCTAATGGTACTCTCACCTTTGCCCCCGGCGAACTCAGCAAGACAATCAACGTGACGGTCTTTGGTGACAGCAAACTGGAAGGCACTGAAACCTTCTCAGTTAATTTGTCCAATGTATCGGGGAATGCCCTTCTCATCAAAGACTTTGGGACTGGCATCATTGCCGATGATGATGGCAACGGACCCGACTTCAACCTGGATGGCAATGTGGACTTCCTCTGGCGCACCAACCAGTTCAGCCAAACCGGCATCTGGTTGATGAATGGCACTTCCATCGCCTCCGTTGCCAACCTGCCCGCTGTCGATTCCAACTGGGAAATTGAAGGCATGGCTGACTTCAATGACGACGGTTTCACCGACATTTTGTGGCGCAATAAGCAAACCACCCAGGTGGGGCTGTGGTTGATGAATGGCACCACGATCGCCTCCATCGTTGACTATGGACAGTTGGGTGGCTGGCGCGTAGAAAAGATTGCTGACTTTAGCGGCGACAACCAGGTATACTTTGCCGGGGTATAGATTTTACCCTCTAGATAAAGTAGAAATGAGGTAGACCGTTGAGTGTTGAGCACGGTGCCTCCCAATGATCCAACTGAGCTTTAGTGCCGAAGAGATTGAGCAACTACATTACGAACGCTTTCACCATCCACATCCGCGTGTGCAACAAAAAATGGAAGCGTTGTATCTCAAAAGTCAAGGATACTCGCATCAGGAAATTACCCGGTTGCTTCGGGTGACAAAACCAACGTTGTTGAGCTATCTGCGAGATTATGAAACTGGGGGGATCGGCAATCTCAAAGAATTGACCTTTTATCGACCCCAGAGTGAACTGAAACAACATCAACAGACTTTGGAAGCATACTTCCGGGCAAATCCTCCAAAGACCCTAGCGCAGGCTTGCGCCAAGATCGAAGAACTGACTGGTATTGTCCGTAGTCGGGAGCAAGTGAGGGTGTTTCTCAAATCGATGGGGATGCGTTGTCGGCGAGTGGGGATGTTGCCCGCCAAAGCTGATGTAGAAGCGCAGGAGGAGTTCGTCAAAAAAAACTAGACCCACGACTGCAAGAGGCAAAAGCAGGTCAGAGAGCCGTCTTCTTTGTCGATGCTGCCCATTTTGTTCTGGGGGCCTACTTAGGGTTTTTGTGGTGCTTTGAACGCTTGTTTATCAAGTCGGGGGCAGGAAGGCAACGGTTCAATGTCTTAGGGGCCCTCAACGCCGTGACTCATGCGTTAATCACCGTCACCAATGAGACTTATATCAACGCTCAAAGTGTCTGTGAATTACTGCACAAACTGGCAGCTCTGGGATTAGACATTCCGATTACGCTTGTGTTGGATAACGCTCGGTATCAGAAGTGTGCGGTTGTGATGGAGTTGGCTCAATCATTGAACATTGAGTTGTTGTATCTAACGGTCTATTCTCCCAATCTCAACTTGATTGAGCGCTTGTGGAAGTTTGTCAAGAAGCAATGCTTATATTCGATTTATTATGCTGACTTCTCTGCATTTAAGGAGGCGATTACTGCTTGTCTCAACCAGTGTCATACGACGTATAAACCTGAGTTAGATTCACTGTTAACCTTGCGTTTTCAGTCCTTTAAACAAGTAAAAACTATACCCTGACAAGGTATAGCTCATCGAGACTTTCTTTGACTTTAACCGAGGTGACTCCAGCCATTGCAGAGGGAATCTAAACTACCCTCTCAGTCTACTCTATTTGCCCTATATCCAATTTAAATCGGTATCAGATTATTGAAGCAGAGGACAGGGGATAGGGGACAGGAAGCCAGAGACAAACTCGCGCTCTTCTTTACCTCCCCAGCAAACTCAATGTTTCATTCTCCAGCAGGATATAGATTCCCAGCCCTACTAAAATGACGGGAACCAGAGTATCACCATAGCGGTTCAGGGCACGAGCAGTGATTGGGTGCTGGGTAAGACTGAACGCCAGTAAGCACCAGATACCCGCCATCAGGAAGAAAGTAATCAGAATGATGACCAGATGGACAGGGGTACTGCTGGCAAATAGAGGGACATAGACGCCAATATTATCCCCCCCATTGGCAAAGGTAACGGCAGCAACACTGTAAGTCTGGGGATGGAGCAGGTGGGCGATCGCCCTGCTTAACCCATGAGATTGCTTTTTCCCGGATCGAGCGTGAGAAACCGGAGCATTTTCAGGTTTACCTTGAGCAGGATCCACTATTCCCTCTACCGCTTCTGATTCGGAGGTTTCAGCCTCTCCATCTTGTTTCAGCCATTGGCTCACCCCCATCGCGATCGGCACCAGCCCCAACAGTCCAATGATTGGCCTGGGAATCAGCATTCCCCCAAAGAAGCCTGGTAAACTCACGAGCACCAGTGCCGTAAATCCCAGATGCAGCCCGCCAACAATGTGTTGCCAGCGGAATCGGATGTTTAACTGGGAGAAAAATATCGTCAGAATCACCAGATTATCAATACTGGTCGCGACGAATGCCACCACGCCGGAAATAATGGCTTCCAGTATCCCATCGATCAAATTAAATTTCTCCGG is from Leptothermofonsia sichuanensis E412 and encodes:
- a CDS encoding Calx-beta domain-containing protein, with translation MSRHSEGTCGNKTYTFTVSLSKASSETITVNYTTVDGTATIADNDYALANGTLTFAPGELSKTINVTVFGDSKLEGTETFSVNLSNVSGNALLIKDFGTGIIADDDGNGPDFNLDGNVDFLWRTNQFSQTGIWLMNGTSIASVANLPAVDSNWEIEGMADFNDDGFTDILWRNKQTTQVGLWLMNGTTIASIVDYGQLGGWRVEKIADFSGDNQVYFAGV
- a CDS encoding cadmium resistance transporter produces the protein MIDGILEAIISGVVAFVATSIDNLVILTIFFSQLNIRFRWQHIVGGLHLGFTALVLVSLPGFFGGMLIPRPIIGLLGLVPIAMGVSQWLKQDGEAETSESEAVEGIVDPAQGKPENAPVSHARSGKKQSHGLSRAIAHLLHPQTYSVAAVTFANGGDNIGVYVPLFASSTPVHLVIILITFFLMAGIWCLLAFSLTQHPITARALNRYGDTLVPVILVGLGIYILLENETLSLLGR